In Rahnella sikkimica, the following are encoded in one genomic region:
- a CDS encoding DHCW motif cupin fold protein, producing MKLDAIPFCTTDWNDVTPTQHPGDVGMALWRTQKFGDIRVRVVEYSAGYEADHWCSKGHVLFCLEGELHTRLEDGRTFTLSPGMSYQVADNAEAHRSSTPVGAKLFVVD from the coding sequence ATGAAGCTTGATGCGATTCCTTTTTGCACCACCGACTGGAACGACGTGACACCGACACAACACCCCGGCGATGTCGGGATGGCACTGTGGCGTACCCAAAAATTTGGCGATATCCGCGTGCGGGTCGTTGAATATTCGGCAGGATATGAAGCCGATCACTGGTGCAGTAAAGGGCATGTGCTGTTTTGCCTTGAAGGGGAATTGCATACGCGCCTGGAAGATGGCCGGACATTTACCCTCTCGCCGGGCATGAGTTATCAGGTGGCGGATAACGCGGAAGCCCACCGTTCCTCAACCCCTGTCGGGGCTAAA